The genomic segment CTCGAGAGTTATTGTAAAAGTGCCACGATGTCGAAGGAAATTGtgaattgttgtaaaatacGTTGTATGAGACACACAGCCATTAAACGAGTCAAACATTGTGCAGTTATGTCACAGTGCACACTGCTCATTACGTTCCTGTATAGAATTACCTTAGCTCTAAAATCTGGTGTTGTGCTGATTAGTGGATACTCTGAGGTGAGTGTCTGTGGTCAGTAGGGAGCAAAGAAAGCTCTTTCTGTGACTTTTTCCTTCAGTATCTATTCAAATCATTGGCTTAGAAGGGGAAAAGCTTTCTACAACACTGTAACCCATGAATAAAGTTTTGAATGTACATACAAACTCCTTGTAATGTGTTGCTTGCTGCACAAAACAAGATAGAAACTAAGGGTGTGTTTGATTGCTGCTGCATTATGCAAGACTCGGGCAATTCAAAAACCAACTGTCTCTTTATTGCCCTCTGGTGGACAGTAAAAAGTACCTCACCTTGAGGGAATTGgacactcaaaaataaaaaagaaaagatcctTTACAAATggaaaatatcaaaatacacTGCCCACATGGCTATCAAAAACATAGAGTATATACAATGGAAATATAGCCGATGCTACCCTGCAGTCAGAGAACAAGCGTACAAAAACTGAAAGCTCATACGTGATCGGTCTCTCACATCCACACATACACTCGCTCTCTAAGCATTTTAGGGACACGCAGACATACATACACACTCGTAACAAAGCGCACATCTGCTTACAAACCCGCTGTTTCCCACCCTGCCCAAAGTCAAATGTTTAACCCGGATTCCTCCCATCTTAAACGTGTCTCCTGATTGGCTGGGAGTAACAAGCCACTCCCTCCTCAACTGTCTTTCTCTAAAGCTGCTGCAGCCAGAGTGACTGTGGTGACGGGCTGGCCTGTGGCGGTGGCCAGCGTGACTGTGTTGACGGGCTGGCCAAGGCCGTGCAGCTGCACCCGGGCGAGTTTCTTCTGTTCACACTCCGTCACCAGGCTGTTGAGCTCTGCGGCGCTGTATCCGATCAGAGTCCTCAGGTCGCACACAAACTTGTAGACAAAGCGCTTGCCCTGCACTTTGCTGATCATGTCTCCATCATAGTAGTACCTGTTTAGATGAGACAAGATTGATGGAGTGTTAAGCAAACATCAAATAATTCCTGATTACTAGCTACATCCATCCAAGAGCACCTAAACTAGAGAGGGGAAATGATGCACTCGCACCTGAGAGCTCTGCTTAGCTTCTCGTAGTTCATGGTTGGTTTGTTCTTGCGCTGGCCCCATTTCTGAGCTACCAGCTCAGGCTGATTGAGTTTGAACTCGCCCTCCTCTCCCACCCAGGAAATGCAGTCCCGAGAGTCCTTATCCGTCAGCAGCTCCAGGAGAAACTGCCACAGCTGAATCTGACCGTTGTTACCTGAGAGGACATACAGCACAATCATAAACAAttctaaaatcatttattacTGTTTTGCATATGAGATGATCATTCTTGTTTTTCTTAGTATGGGGCTTTTGgcaaaattaagaatttaaggAATGACTCCCAATTAATTCATGGGAACTACCACAGTATGTTAATTTTGAAAGACAAGAAGAGGTAAATACTGTTCCACCATACACCATAAAATGACATATAACATCCAACAATTCACCaatatgtacactaccattaaaatgCTGAAGGGTTagtaagttgttttttttttcttttttcttaatgtatgctcaacaaggctgcattcatttgatcaaaaatacagtaaaaacagaagtattgtgaaatattacaatttaaaataaatgttccgAAATTCCGAGCCGACCCAATGACGTCACAGTCGCATGTAAACACGTCGCTTCGCTGAGAATGATTCTAATTTTAATTGCATTCAGTGTAAACGGCGACTGATAATGTATTTATGTTGTGCCAGATGAGGCTTGCACAacctgagtgagtgtgtgagagagacagcacACACAAAGTAACTCACAGAAATTTatagatgtggtagaaaaaaaaaaaaaaaaaaaaatatacaaaatatgatttagaTAAGCAACATTATACGGCCATGATGTTTCCCTGAATATCAATATCAACACGATTGCAATGTAACACTGATTTTATATAATAgtatttcaataaacaagaagttaaaattAAGTGGCTTcgattttagacaaaatattgacactttttGCTCAATTTCGCTCACGAAAATAGTTCAgatcaaagccacagcagaactgttgtgtCTCTCACAGCGGTGTTTCTTTACTGAATGAATTCacgtttttgaatgaatcgagtgagtcaatgattcagtggccTATTCATAAGGACAGTCACTTGCCTCGTTTCTGAacgaatcagccgtttgaatgaatcagttgaatgaatgattaaactcattaaaacagacacttgccgtcatatttaaaagtatcactgcattttttcaacatttgtttgtatgtttaaaaaatatgtaaaacattaaacttataaaattatttatgcatttgaaattatgcagtgtaaatgcatttatggcaCCTCAGCTTCACCAAACTgtcagtgtaaatgcatctaatgccacttcagatgcagcttctgtttcctCAGCAGTGGAAAGGTAGAGTTTTttgttctatatatatatatataatgcagaaGTCTTTACTGTCTTTTTTTGGTCGTTTTAATGTgccctttctgaataaaagtattcactTCCCATTATACTGGCCCCATACTTTAGAAcagtaatttaaaatttaaaaaaatgaattattgatATCATCATCAATATTACATGATATAATCTAATATATTGCAAATAACtaaatgtagtttttaataatcagtataaattacatttacaccacttacatgcatttatttcaaataaacatgatACTATTGATAAACCAGAGCTTTTTCACATGATATTTGTTTGTATGTACCTGTGCGGTTGCCAGGGGAGCTGCGCTCCTCTCCTGAGATACGGGGGGCTCGGGGTGTTTTGTTGTGCTTCATCACCTTAATGGCTGTGGGTGTGGCCTGCTGCACAGGGGCAGGAATGATCTGCACAGCTGGAGAATATCAAGAAACTGTGTTACCCAGAAGACCAACACATGCTCCTTTCATCGAAAAGCTTAAGCCTAGAGACACAAACTGCCCTTTAAGCAAGTCATGTGCAGGTTATGCAAAAAGTGTTATTCAAGAAGGTACTCAAAGGGTGCTTTTGTTGATAAAATGGAGCAGAAGCAACTGCAAAAACAGACAAGATTCAGGATCTACTGATACTCACGTTGATCAATGGTGACTGTTGCTTCCTGACCCTGATCCTGACTTGCAAGTACATCTGCACAGAGCATTAAAGAGATTGAAAACAAGCTAAAGATATTGTGACAGAGAGGGTTTTGTTGGAGAACACACACCACGGGCACTTTCTTTCCTTTGCGAAACTTACACTTGCGTAGAAGCTCCAGGTGGCTCCACAGGATCTCTCCGCTGGGCACTCTCTGGAGGAACTCCTCTTGGCTGAAACCACAGAGCTGGCGGCCGGGAATGTGAATGCCACCCACCTCCATTTCCTCAATGCCGAACTCTTTCATAACCCAA from the Onychostoma macrolepis isolate SWU-2019 chromosome 09, ASM1243209v1, whole genome shotgun sequence genome contains:
- the gabpa gene encoding GA-binding protein alpha chain isoform X2, which produces MSKSETEEMIEIEIDGREKQECLEEGIEEQTITAAELITQDIDINEPIGNLKKLLEPRLQVPLDGYDICLQDILLHPDHSLFDQGVKTDGTVQLSVQIVTKQGEEKLNILEIVKPVETVEVVIDPDAAAGEEAHLVEDGHVIEVERAAIPDETSEQVTRWAAALEGYRKEQVRLNIPYDPVQWTADQVIHWAVWVMKEFGIEEMEVGGIHIPGRQLCGFSQEEFLQRVPSGEILWSHLELLRKYVLASQDQGQEATVTIDQPVQIIPAPVQQATPTAIKVMKHNKTPRAPRISGEERSSPGNRTGNNGQIQLWQFLLELLTDKDSRDCISWVGEEGEFKLNQPELVAQKWGQRKNKPTMNYEKLSRALRYYYDGDMISKVQGKRFVYKFVCDLRTLIGYSAAELNSLVTECEQKKLARVQLHGLGQPVNTVTLATATGQPVTTVTLAAAALEKDS
- the gabpa gene encoding GA-binding protein alpha chain isoform X1 — encoded protein: MVGLYSSKASVSRESLLDFRDFLDRNIGQGVEGMSKSETEEMIEIEIDGREKQECLEEGIEEQTITAAELITQDIDINEPIGNLKKLLEPRLQVPLDGYDICLQDILLHPDHSLFDQGVKTDGTVQLSVQIVTKQGEEKLNILEIVKPVETVEVVIDPDAAAGEEAHLVEDGHVIEVERAAIPDETSEQVTRWAAALEGYRKEQVRLNIPYDPVQWTADQVIHWAVWVMKEFGIEEMEVGGIHIPGRQLCGFSQEEFLQRVPSGEILWSHLELLRKYVLASQDQGQEATVTIDQPVQIIPAPVQQATPTAIKVMKHNKTPRAPRISGEERSSPGNRTGNNGQIQLWQFLLELLTDKDSRDCISWVGEEGEFKLNQPELVAQKWGQRKNKPTMNYEKLSRALRYYYDGDMISKVQGKRFVYKFVCDLRTLIGYSAAELNSLVTECEQKKLARVQLHGLGQPVNTVTLATATGQPVTTVTLAAAALEKDS